The proteins below come from a single Micromonospora citrea genomic window:
- the mutM gene encoding bifunctional DNA-formamidopyrimidine glycosylase/DNA-(apurinic or apyrimidinic site) lyase, whose protein sequence is MPELPEVETVRQGLTRWVTGRRIASVEVRHPRAVRRHAPGGVHFADVLADRTVLDVRRRGKYLWLPLDSGDAVIGHLGMSGQLLVQPADAPDETHLRVRFRFADDGPELRFVDQRTFGGLSVSAGGAELPVEIAHIARDPMDPEFSDAAFVAALRRRRTEVKRALLDQTLISGVGNIYADEALWRAKLHGARPTDALTGPAALRLLGHVRDVLAEAITSGGTSFDALYVNVNGESGYFDRSLNVYGREGQPCRRCGAPVRREAFMNRSSYSCPRCQPRPRGALRG, encoded by the coding sequence GTGCCTGAGCTGCCGGAGGTCGAGACGGTCCGGCAGGGGCTCACCCGGTGGGTCACGGGCCGGCGGATCGCCTCCGTCGAGGTACGCCACCCCCGCGCGGTACGCCGGCACGCGCCCGGCGGGGTGCACTTCGCCGACGTGCTGGCCGACCGGACGGTGCTCGACGTGCGCCGGCGGGGGAAGTACCTGTGGTTGCCGCTGGACAGCGGGGACGCCGTCATCGGCCACCTGGGCATGTCGGGTCAACTGCTGGTGCAGCCCGCCGACGCGCCCGACGAGACCCACCTGCGGGTCCGGTTCCGGTTCGCCGACGACGGCCCCGAGCTGCGCTTCGTCGACCAGCGCACGTTCGGCGGGCTGTCGGTCTCCGCAGGCGGCGCGGAGCTGCCGGTTGAGATCGCGCACATCGCCCGCGACCCGATGGACCCGGAGTTCTCCGACGCGGCGTTCGTGGCCGCGCTGCGGCGACGGCGTACGGAGGTCAAGCGCGCCCTGCTGGACCAGACGCTGATCTCCGGGGTGGGCAACATCTACGCCGACGAGGCGCTCTGGCGGGCGAAGCTGCACGGCGCCCGCCCCACCGACGCGCTGACCGGCCCGGCCGCGCTGCGGCTGCTGGGTCACGTCCGGGACGTCCTGGCGGAGGCGATCACGTCCGGGGGCACCAGCTTCGACGCCCTCTACGTCAACGTCAACGGCGAGAGCGGCTACTTCGACCGGTCGCTGAACGTCTACGGCCGGGAGGGCCAGCCCTGCCGCCGCTGCGGCGCGCCCGTGCGGCGGGAGGCGTTCATGAACCGTTCGTCGTACAGTTGCCCGCGCTGCCAACCCCGCCCCCGGGGGGCCCTTCGGGGATGA
- the rnc gene encoding ribonuclease III has translation MSNDKRRRASVGHLEAAFGVSLDPELLERALTHRSYAYENGGLPTNERLEFLGDSVLGVVITTALFHNHPDLPEGQLAKLRASVVNMRALADVARGLGPDGLGAYLLLGKGEETTGGRDKASILADTLEALLGAIYLQYGLDTAAIVIHRLFDPLMAESAGRGAALDWKTSLQELTAALGLGVPEYRIEGTGPDHLKTFTAWVVVAGNRYGGADGRSKKEAEQRAAEAAWRTLTEQAERERAEQERAEQERTEQERAEQERAGAGGAADGATAGAEAGLGRA, from the coding sequence ATGAGCAACGACAAGCGGCGGCGGGCGTCCGTCGGTCACCTGGAAGCCGCGTTCGGCGTCAGCCTGGATCCGGAGCTGCTGGAGCGCGCGCTGACCCACCGCTCGTACGCGTACGAGAACGGCGGCCTGCCCACCAACGAGCGGCTGGAGTTCCTCGGCGACTCGGTGCTCGGCGTGGTGATCACCACGGCGCTCTTCCACAACCACCCCGACCTGCCCGAGGGGCAGCTCGCCAAGCTGCGCGCCAGCGTGGTCAACATGCGCGCCCTCGCCGACGTGGCCCGCGGCCTGGGCCCCGACGGGCTCGGCGCCTACCTGCTGCTCGGCAAGGGCGAGGAGACCACCGGCGGGCGGGACAAGGCGAGCATCCTCGCCGACACCCTGGAGGCGCTGCTCGGCGCGATCTACCTCCAGTACGGCCTGGACACGGCGGCGATCGTCATCCACCGGCTGTTCGACCCGCTGATGGCCGAGTCGGCCGGCCGGGGCGCGGCCCTGGACTGGAAGACCAGCCTCCAGGAGCTGACCGCCGCGCTCGGGCTCGGCGTGCCGGAATACCGCATCGAGGGCACCGGGCCGGACCACCTCAAGACCTTCACCGCCTGGGTGGTGGTCGCCGGCAACCGCTACGGCGGGGCCGACGGGCGGAGCAAGAAGGAGGCCGAGCAGCGGGCCGCCGAGGCGGCCTGGCGCACGCTCACCGAGCAGGCGGAGCGGGAGCGGGCCGAGCAGGAACGCGCCGAGCAGGAGCGGACGGAGCAGGAACGCGCCGAGCAGGAGCGGGCCGGGGCGGGCGGCGCGGCCGACGGGGCGACCGCCGGCGCCGAGGCGGGCCTGGGCCGTGCCTGA
- a CDS encoding phosphate acyltransferase PlsX, translated as MAVDLLGGDDAPAVVVDGALRAVRADPDLHLLLVGPAEAAGALIDALDPAQRARVAVRPVRSVVRMADHPVAARSDSTVRAAVHAVRDGIADALVSAGSTGATVTAVALGLGRWPDVRRPALVATLPAVAGPVVLLDVGGSLEPRPATLTRHAVLGAAYAAVAHAVGTPRVGLLSVGTEAGKGDRARRLADPVLAAAPLPCGARYVGLVEGYDVSLGTRADVVVTDGFTGNVLLKAIEGAYAMAGGPPPGGGAPRAAALLGVAGTVVVCHGAARADDVASGIALAAHLWRRRAADQVRALLDGAGAGDPEESTDRTTDTEVPTS; from the coding sequence ATCGCCGTTGACCTCCTCGGCGGGGACGATGCTCCCGCCGTCGTGGTTGACGGCGCTCTGCGGGCCGTACGCGCCGACCCGGATCTGCACCTGCTGCTCGTCGGCCCGGCCGAGGCCGCCGGCGCGCTGATCGACGCCCTCGACCCGGCGCAGCGTGCCCGGGTCGCCGTTCGTCCGGTCCGGTCCGTCGTGCGGATGGCCGACCATCCCGTGGCCGCCCGCTCCGACAGCACCGTCCGCGCGGCAGTGCACGCCGTCCGCGACGGCATCGCCGACGCTCTCGTCTCCGCCGGCTCGACCGGCGCCACCGTCACCGCCGTCGCGCTGGGCCTCGGCCGCTGGCCGGACGTACGCCGTCCCGCGCTGGTCGCCACCCTGCCCGCCGTCGCCGGCCCGGTGGTCCTGCTCGACGTCGGCGGGTCGCTGGAGCCGCGCCCGGCCACCCTCACCCGGCACGCCGTCCTCGGCGCGGCCTACGCCGCCGTCGCGCACGCCGTCGGGACCCCGCGCGTGGGGCTGCTCTCGGTCGGCACCGAGGCCGGCAAGGGCGACCGCGCCCGCCGCCTCGCCGATCCCGTCCTCGCCGCCGCGCCGTTGCCCTGCGGCGCCCGCTACGTCGGCCTCGTCGAGGGGTACGACGTCTCCCTCGGCACGCGCGCCGATGTGGTGGTCACCGACGGCTTCACCGGTAACGTGCTGCTCAAGGCGATCGAGGGCGCGTACGCGATGGCCGGCGGGCCGCCGCCCGGCGGTGGCGCCCCCCGGGCGGCCGCCCTGCTCGGGGTGGCCGGGACGGTGGTCGTCTGCCACGGCGCGGCCCGGGCCGACGACGTCGCCTCCGGCATCGCACTGGCCGCCCACCTCTGGCGGCGGCGCGCCGCCGACCAGGTCCGCGCGCTGCTCGACGGCGCCGGGGCGGGCGACCCCGAGGAAAGCACCGACCGCACCACCGACACCGAGGTACCCACATCATGA
- the rpmF gene encoding 50S ribosomal protein L32: MAVPKRKMSRSNTRARRANWKAAVVATVACPQCKSAKLPHAACSVCGTYNGRQVLEV, translated from the coding sequence GTGGCCGTCCCCAAGCGCAAGATGTCGCGCAGCAACACCCGCGCCCGCCGGGCGAACTGGAAGGCTGCCGTGGTCGCGACCGTGGCCTGCCCGCAGTGCAAGTCCGCCAAGCTGCCGCACGCCGCCTGCTCCGTCTGCGGCACCTACAACGGCCGTCAGGTCCTCGAGGTCTGA
- a CDS encoding YceD family protein: MPKHTPPTLNPRSPLVLDTRELPRRPGALRTVKRVSPAPADLGVELIGVPEGADLDLDLRLESVSEGVLVSGTVTGPVRGECGRCLREINDSVAVRIQELYAYENSTTDSTTDEDEVGRMQGDLIDLEPALRDAVVLALPTNPLCREDCPGLCPECGVHWDDLPADHSHQQIDPRWAGLSQLTRKEE, from the coding sequence ATGCCCAAACACACGCCTCCCACACTCAACCCCAGGTCGCCGCTGGTCCTCGACACGAGGGAGCTGCCGCGTCGGCCTGGTGCGTTGCGTACGGTCAAGCGGGTGTCACCGGCACCGGCGGACCTCGGCGTGGAGTTGATCGGCGTGCCGGAGGGCGCTGACCTCGACCTCGACCTGAGGTTGGAGTCGGTGTCCGAGGGCGTGCTCGTCTCGGGGACCGTCACCGGTCCCGTCCGGGGCGAGTGCGGCCGCTGCCTGCGCGAGATCAACGACTCGGTGGCCGTGCGGATCCAGGAGCTGTACGCGTACGAGAACAGCACCACGGACTCCACGACCGACGAGGACGAGGTGGGCCGGATGCAGGGAGACCTGATCGACCTGGAACCGGCGCTGCGGGACGCGGTGGTGCTCGCACTGCCGACCAACCCGCTCTGCCGGGAGGACTGCCCAGGCTTGTGCCCCGAATGCGGGGTGCACTGGGACGATCTGCCGGCCGACCACAGTCACCAGCAGATCGACCCGCGTTGGGCGGGCCTGTCGCAACTGACCCGTAAAGAGGAGTAG
- the coaD gene encoding pantetheine-phosphate adenylyltransferase, with protein sequence MRRAVCPGSFDPVTNGHLDIIGRASRLFDEVIVGVLVNQSKSGLFTVEERIDMLREVTASYDNVRVESFRGLLVDFCRAQQASVLIKGLRAVSDFDYELQMAQMNIGLAGVETLFMPTNPLYSFLSSSLVKDVAKWGGDISAHVPDRVRAELTARLSPPARA encoded by the coding sequence ATGAGACGTGCGGTGTGTCCCGGCTCGTTCGATCCGGTCACCAACGGACACCTCGACATCATCGGCCGGGCGAGCCGCCTGTTCGACGAGGTGATCGTGGGCGTGCTGGTCAACCAGTCGAAGAGCGGCCTGTTCACCGTCGAGGAGCGCATCGACATGCTCCGCGAGGTGACCGCCTCCTACGACAACGTCCGGGTCGAGTCCTTCCGCGGCCTGCTCGTGGACTTCTGCCGGGCGCAGCAGGCGAGCGTGCTGATCAAGGGCCTGCGGGCGGTCAGCGACTTCGACTACGAGCTGCAGATGGCGCAGATGAACATCGGCCTGGCCGGCGTGGAGACGCTGTTCATGCCGACCAACCCGCTCTACTCGTTCCTCTCCTCCAGCCTGGTCAAGGACGTGGCGAAGTGGGGCGGCGACATCTCCGCGCACGTGCCGGACCGGGTCCGCGCGGAGCTCACGGCCCGCCTCTCGCCGCCGGCCCGCGCCTGA
- the rsmD gene encoding 16S rRNA (guanine(966)-N(2))-methyltransferase RsmD — MTRIVAGTLGGRRIAAPPGAGTRPTSDRVREALFSAVQAEVDLAGARFADLYAGSGAVGLEALSRGAAHVLLVESDARAARVIRENVAALRAAPAARLVTGRVSTVLAAGPDGDPYDVVFADPPYAVSDAEVTAMLAALVGGGWLAPDALVVVERSSRTGPVGWVEGVTGERSRRYGETTLWYGRRS, encoded by the coding sequence GTGACGCGGATCGTGGCCGGCACGCTCGGCGGCCGGCGGATCGCCGCGCCGCCCGGGGCGGGCACCCGGCCCACCTCGGACCGGGTCCGCGAGGCGCTGTTCAGCGCGGTGCAGGCCGAGGTCGACCTGGCCGGTGCCCGCTTCGCCGATCTCTACGCGGGCTCCGGCGCGGTCGGGCTGGAGGCGCTCTCCCGGGGCGCGGCGCACGTGCTGCTGGTGGAGTCCGACGCGCGGGCGGCCCGGGTGATCCGGGAGAACGTCGCCGCGCTGCGCGCCGCCCCGGCCGCCCGGCTGGTCACCGGCAGGGTGTCCACGGTGCTGGCGGCCGGCCCGGACGGCGACCCGTACGACGTGGTCTTCGCCGATCCGCCGTACGCGGTGTCGGACGCGGAGGTCACCGCGATGCTCGCCGCGCTGGTGGGCGGCGGCTGGCTGGCCCCCGACGCCCTGGTCGTGGTGGAACGGTCCAGCCGGACGGGGCCGGTCGGATGGGTGGAGGGTGTCACCGGCGAGCGCAGTCGCCGGTACGGCGAAACCACCCTTTGGTACGGTCGCCGATCATGA
- the recG gene encoding ATP-dependent DNA helicase RecG: MTSEPSTVDTPLKKLVGEKTAKALAGHLDLHTAGDLVYHFPRRYDERGEHTDIRSLDVGEQVTVLAQVQRTAVRPMRQRRGNLLEVTVGDGSGGTLTLTFFGNQAWRERELRPGRWGLFAGKVTEFRGKRQLNGPEYVLLGEGGDGEAAASEEIEEFAGALIPVYPAAAAVPTWVIARCVRVVLDTFTPPEDPLPAALRASRNLVGIDVALREIHRPSSKEALYRARRRLKWDEAFAVQLTLVQRKHRAAASPARPRPAKPGGLLDAFDARLPYELTPGQRDVGSEIAADLATEHPMHRLLQGEVGSGKTVVALRAMLQVVDAGGQAALLAPTEVLAAQHHRGILDLLGPLGRAGELGAADDATRVELVTGSLGAAARRRALAEVAGGAAGIVLGTHALLYEGVDFADLGLVVVDEQHRFGVEQRDALRAKAEQPPHVLVMTATPIPRTVAMTVYGDLETSTLSQLPQGRSPIASHVVPAAEKPAFLDRAWRRLREEVAAGHQAYVVCPRIGEGPASEEEPPPVDDNGRRPPMAVTEVAPLLAEGPLHGLRIGVLHGRLPADEKDAVMRSFAAGDVDVLVATTVVEVGVNVPNATVMVVLDADRFGVSQLHQLRGRVGRGSAPGLCLLVTEAMEGTPARERLDAVASTTDGFKLAELDLEQRREGDVLGATQSGRRSHLRLLSLLRDADLIRDARAEAITLVEDDPELARHPALAASVSALVDEERAEYLEKG, translated from the coding sequence ATGACGTCCGAGCCGTCCACTGTCGACACGCCGCTGAAGAAGCTGGTCGGGGAGAAGACCGCGAAGGCCCTCGCCGGGCACCTCGACCTGCACACCGCCGGCGACCTGGTCTACCACTTCCCGCGTCGCTACGACGAGCGCGGCGAGCACACCGACATCCGCTCCCTCGACGTCGGCGAGCAGGTCACCGTGCTGGCACAGGTGCAGCGCACCGCCGTGCGCCCGATGCGCCAGCGCCGCGGCAACCTGCTGGAGGTCACCGTCGGCGACGGCTCGGGCGGCACCCTGACGCTGACCTTCTTCGGCAACCAGGCCTGGCGGGAGCGGGAGCTGCGCCCCGGCCGGTGGGGCCTGTTCGCCGGCAAGGTCACCGAGTTCCGGGGCAAGCGGCAGCTCAACGGCCCGGAGTACGTGCTGCTCGGCGAGGGCGGCGACGGCGAGGCGGCGGCCAGCGAGGAGATCGAGGAGTTCGCCGGTGCGCTGATCCCGGTCTACCCGGCCGCCGCCGCGGTGCCCACCTGGGTCATCGCCCGCTGCGTCCGGGTGGTGCTGGACACCTTCACCCCGCCGGAGGACCCGCTGCCCGCCGCCCTGCGGGCGAGCCGCAACCTGGTCGGCATCGACGTGGCGCTGCGCGAGATCCACCGGCCGTCCAGCAAGGAGGCGCTCTACCGGGCCCGGCGGCGGCTCAAGTGGGACGAGGCGTTCGCCGTGCAGCTCACCCTGGTGCAGCGCAAGCACCGGGCCGCCGCGTCGCCGGCCCGCCCTCGCCCGGCGAAGCCCGGCGGCCTGCTCGACGCGTTCGACGCCCGGCTGCCGTACGAGCTGACGCCCGGCCAGCGCGACGTGGGTTCGGAGATCGCGGCGGACCTGGCCACCGAGCACCCGATGCACCGGCTGCTCCAGGGCGAGGTGGGCTCCGGCAAGACGGTGGTGGCGCTGCGCGCGATGCTCCAGGTGGTCGACGCCGGCGGGCAGGCCGCGCTGCTGGCCCCGACCGAGGTGCTCGCCGCCCAGCACCACCGGGGCATCCTCGACCTGCTCGGCCCGCTCGGGCGGGCCGGCGAGCTGGGCGCGGCCGACGACGCGACCAGGGTGGAGCTGGTCACCGGCTCGCTGGGCGCGGCGGCCCGCCGCCGGGCGCTGGCCGAGGTGGCCGGCGGCGCCGCCGGCATCGTGCTCGGCACGCACGCCCTGCTCTACGAGGGCGTCGACTTCGCCGACCTCGGCCTGGTGGTGGTGGACGAGCAGCACCGCTTCGGCGTCGAGCAGCGCGACGCGCTGCGCGCGAAGGCCGAGCAGCCGCCGCACGTGCTGGTGATGACGGCCACCCCGATCCCGCGCACGGTGGCGATGACGGTCTACGGCGACCTGGAGACCTCGACCCTCTCCCAGCTGCCGCAGGGCCGATCGCCGATCGCCTCGCACGTGGTCCCGGCGGCCGAGAAGCCGGCCTTCCTCGACCGGGCCTGGCGCCGGCTGCGCGAGGAGGTGGCCGCCGGCCACCAGGCGTACGTGGTCTGCCCGCGCATCGGCGAGGGGCCGGCCTCGGAGGAGGAGCCGCCGCCGGTGGACGACAACGGCCGGCGCCCGCCGATGGCGGTCACCGAGGTGGCGCCGCTGCTCGCCGAGGGGCCTCTGCACGGCCTGCGGATCGGCGTGCTGCACGGCCGGCTGCCGGCCGACGAGAAGGACGCGGTGATGCGCTCCTTCGCGGCCGGCGACGTCGACGTGCTGGTCGCCACCACCGTGGTCGAGGTGGGCGTCAACGTGCCGAACGCCACCGTGATGGTCGTGCTCGACGCCGACCGGTTCGGCGTGTCCCAGCTGCACCAGCTCCGCGGCCGGGTCGGCCGGGGCTCGGCTCCCGGGCTCTGCCTGCTGGTCACCGAGGCGATGGAGGGCACACCGGCGCGGGAGCGGCTCGACGCGGTCGCCTCCACGACGGACGGGTTCAAGCTCGCCGAGCTGGATCTGGAACAGCGCCGCGAGGGCGACGTGCTGGGGGCCACCCAGTCGGGGCGGCGCTCGCACCTGCGCCTGCTGTCGCTGCTGCGCGACGCCGACCTGATCCGCGACGCCCGCGCCGAGGCGATCACCCTGGTCGAGGACGATCCGGAGCTGGCGCGCCATCCCGCCCTGGCCGCCTCGGTGTCGGCCCTGGTCGACGAGGAACGCGCGGAATACCTGGAGAAGGGCTGA
- a CDS encoding DAK2 domain-containing protein translates to MQDTLDAAAVRRWCVGGLAALKRHQGEIDDLNVYPVPDGDTGTNLVLTLTSAQQALAMDLGTLPEDGPTPHGHALRLMARGALLGARGNSGVILSQILRGFADAVAAVPAVRGRELAAALRDATTAAYAAVARPVEGTLLSVVAAAARAAERADSDDLRAVARAAAGEAALALARTPEQLPALAAAGVVDAGGQGLCLLLDALVEVVTGESPEHPAPAPRSVRPPATAVRETGSEEYAYEVQFLLDAGPEAVARLRAELAALGDSLVIVGDGAAGPGTWNVHVHVNDVGAAIEAGVVAGRPHRISVTRFADQVAPARPAARDGRAAVVVASGAGIAELFAGEGATVVPGNPSTGELLDAIRATGAARVVVLPNDPDTQAVASAAAQEAHRQGVKVSVVPTRSPVQALAALAVRDPARRFSDDVIAMAEAAGACRYAEVCHAGREALTVAGPCRPGDVLALVEGEVHLIGADLTETCVAVVDRMLGGGGELVTLLSGADAPDGLAEAVREHVGRRWPFVEVHAYPGGQPYYPLLVGVE, encoded by the coding sequence GTGCAGGACACCCTCGACGCCGCCGCGGTGCGCCGCTGGTGCGTGGGCGGGCTCGCCGCGCTGAAGCGGCACCAGGGCGAGATCGACGACCTGAACGTCTACCCGGTGCCCGACGGCGACACCGGGACCAACCTCGTCCTCACCCTCACCTCCGCGCAGCAGGCGCTGGCGATGGATCTCGGCACGCTCCCGGAGGACGGCCCCACCCCGCACGGGCACGCGCTGCGGCTGATGGCCCGGGGCGCGCTGCTCGGCGCGCGGGGCAACTCCGGCGTCATCCTGTCGCAGATCCTGCGCGGCTTCGCCGACGCGGTCGCCGCCGTGCCGGCCGTGCGCGGGCGGGAGCTGGCCGCCGCGCTGCGCGACGCCACCACGGCCGCCTACGCCGCGGTCGCCCGGCCCGTCGAGGGCACGCTGCTCAGCGTCGTCGCCGCGGCGGCCCGCGCCGCCGAGCGGGCCGACAGCGACGACCTGCGCGCGGTGGCCCGGGCGGCGGCGGGCGAGGCGGCGCTGGCGCTGGCGCGCACCCCCGAGCAACTGCCGGCCCTGGCCGCCGCCGGCGTGGTCGACGCCGGCGGGCAGGGCCTCTGCCTGCTGCTCGACGCCCTGGTCGAGGTGGTCACCGGGGAGAGCCCGGAGCACCCCGCGCCCGCGCCGCGCAGCGTCCGCCCGCCGGCGACGGCCGTCCGCGAGACCGGTTCCGAGGAGTACGCCTACGAGGTGCAGTTCCTGCTCGACGCCGGGCCGGAGGCGGTGGCCCGGCTGCGGGCGGAGCTGGCCGCCCTGGGCGACTCCCTCGTGATCGTCGGCGACGGCGCCGCCGGCCCGGGCACCTGGAACGTGCACGTGCACGTCAACGACGTGGGCGCGGCGATCGAGGCGGGCGTGGTCGCCGGCCGGCCGCACCGCATCTCGGTGACCCGCTTCGCCGACCAGGTGGCCCCCGCCCGGCCGGCGGCGCGCGACGGCCGGGCGGCGGTGGTGGTGGCCTCGGGCGCGGGCATCGCCGAGCTGTTCGCCGGCGAGGGCGCGACGGTGGTGCCCGGCAACCCGTCGACGGGCGAGCTGCTGGACGCGATCCGCGCGACGGGCGCGGCCCGCGTGGTGGTGCTGCCCAACGACCCCGACACGCAGGCGGTGGCGAGCGCCGCCGCGCAGGAGGCGCACCGGCAGGGCGTCAAGGTCAGCGTGGTGCCCACCCGGTCACCGGTGCAGGCGCTGGCCGCCCTCGCGGTGCGCGACCCGGCCCGCCGCTTCTCCGACGACGTGATCGCGATGGCCGAGGCGGCCGGGGCCTGCCGCTACGCCGAGGTCTGCCACGCCGGCCGCGAGGCGCTCACCGTCGCCGGCCCGTGCCGCCCCGGCGACGTGCTGGCGCTGGTCGAGGGCGAGGTGCACCTCATCGGGGCGGACCTGACCGAGACCTGCGTCGCCGTGGTCGACCGGATGCTCGGCGGTGGCGGCGAGCTGGTCACGCTGCTCTCCGGGGCGGACGCCCCGGACGGGCTGGCCGAGGCGGTCCGCGAGCACGTCGGGCGGCGCTGGCCGTTCGTCGAGGTGCACGCGTACCCGGGCGGGCAGCCGTACTATCCGCTCCTGGTGGGGGTCGAATGA
- the rpmB gene encoding 50S ribosomal protein L28, producing MASVCDVCGKGPGFGHNVSHSHRRTNRRWNPNIQSVRTPAGGGNTKKMQVCTSCIKAGKVTRA from the coding sequence GTGGCTAGCGTGTGCGACGTCTGTGGCAAGGGACCGGGCTTCGGCCACAACGTGTCCCACTCGCACCGGCGGACCAACCGCCGCTGGAACCCGAACATCCAGTCGGTGCGTACCCCGGCCGGTGGCGGCAACACCAAGAAGATGCAGGTCTGCACCTCCTGCATCAAGGCTGGCAAGGTCACCCGCGCCTGA
- a CDS encoding ATP-grasp domain-containing protein yields MQLDLGRHEMVIVGASLGMLRWFSEELPAGTVVLVEEPDVIERRGLERFAREMAFISRVVPAEYQTGLDAAALIAREPALATARLVMPGLEYAVGAAARLAEALGLPGAGPAAADIFADKHRMRLLAAEAGLANPAFALVDSPVAATEFAERHGGRCVLKPTRRSGSLGVQIIADPAEVAGAWAGTASPEEPPEATGRGLPTGVLVEQVVDGREHSVELLVADGEVFFANVTDKRVLPGRAPVETGHTVPTALPEATRRELIEVATRLAAAAGFRTGTLHSEWIVADGVPTLVECAARLPGDMITALVSIAYECGFIEAYLRTLRGERPALPARPSGAAAVEFLLAPPGTVTAIDGRRQALRVPGVLEVQLDVAVGDAVAQVTSSLRRSGHLLAWGADPAEATANAGKAAEQIRITTA; encoded by the coding sequence GTGCAGCTTGACCTAGGCCGGCACGAGATGGTCATCGTCGGGGCCTCCCTCGGAATGCTGCGCTGGTTCAGCGAGGAGCTGCCGGCCGGCACCGTCGTCCTCGTCGAGGAACCGGACGTCATCGAACGCCGAGGGCTGGAGCGGTTCGCCCGCGAGATGGCCTTCATCTCCCGGGTGGTGCCCGCCGAGTACCAGACCGGCCTGGACGCCGCCGCGCTGATCGCCCGGGAACCCGCGCTGGCGACCGCCCGCCTGGTCATGCCCGGCCTGGAGTACGCCGTCGGCGCCGCCGCCCGGCTCGCCGAGGCGCTGGGCCTGCCCGGGGCCGGTCCCGCCGCGGCCGACATCTTCGCCGACAAGCACCGGATGCGGCTGCTCGCCGCCGAGGCCGGCCTGGCCAACCCGGCCTTCGCGCTGGTCGACTCCCCCGTCGCCGCGACGGAGTTCGCCGAGCGGCACGGCGGCCGGTGCGTGCTGAAGCCGACCCGCCGTTCGGGCAGCCTCGGGGTGCAGATCATCGCCGACCCGGCGGAGGTCGCCGGCGCCTGGGCGGGGACGGCCTCCCCCGAGGAGCCGCCGGAGGCGACCGGCCGGGGGCTGCCCACGGGCGTCCTCGTCGAGCAGGTCGTCGACGGTCGGGAGCACAGCGTCGAACTGCTGGTCGCCGACGGCGAGGTCTTCTTCGCCAACGTCACCGACAAGCGGGTGCTGCCGGGACGCGCCCCGGTGGAGACCGGCCACACCGTGCCGACCGCGCTGCCCGAGGCGACCCGTCGGGAGCTGATCGAGGTGGCGACCCGGCTGGCCGCCGCCGCCGGTTTCCGCACCGGCACGCTGCACAGCGAGTGGATCGTCGCCGACGGGGTGCCGACGCTGGTCGAGTGCGCGGCCCGGCTGCCCGGCGACATGATCACCGCGCTGGTGTCGATCGCGTACGAGTGCGGGTTCATCGAGGCGTACCTGCGGACGCTGCGCGGGGAGCGGCCGGCGCTGCCGGCGCGGCCGAGCGGCGCGGCGGCGGTCGAGTTCCTGCTGGCCCCGCCCGGCACCGTCACCGCCATCGACGGGAGGCGCCAGGCCCTGCGGGTGCCCGGGGTGCTCGAGGTGCAGCTCGACGTGGCGGTCGGCGACGCCGTGGCCCAGGTGACGTCCTCGCTGCGGCGCAGCGGTCACCTGCTGGCCTGGGGCGCCGACCCGGCCGAGGCGACCGCCAACGCCGGCAAGGCCGCCGAGCAGATCCGGATCACCACCGCCTGA
- a CDS encoding GNAT family N-acetyltransferase, with the protein MSAIEIRVERFDSPVAQRLIRAALAELGERYGGSGDDTPVEPGEFEPPAGAFLVAHLDGEPVGCGGWRSHGDEGDTAELKRMFTTRAARGRGVARAVLAAVERSAREHGRKRIVLECGDRQPEAIAMYTAAGYERIPNFGFYKDAPGCISFGRTL; encoded by the coding sequence GTGAGTGCAATCGAGATCCGCGTCGAGCGCTTCGACTCGCCTGTCGCGCAGCGGCTGATCCGCGCCGCGCTGGCCGAGCTGGGCGAGCGGTACGGCGGCAGCGGCGACGACACCCCGGTCGAGCCGGGCGAGTTCGAGCCGCCGGCCGGCGCCTTCCTCGTCGCCCACCTGGACGGCGAGCCGGTCGGCTGCGGCGGCTGGCGCAGCCACGGTGACGAGGGCGACACGGCCGAACTGAAGCGGATGTTCACGACCCGCGCGGCCCGGGGCCGGGGCGTGGCCCGGGCGGTGCTGGCGGCGGTGGAGCGCTCGGCCCGCGAGCACGGGCGCAAGCGGATCGTCCTGGAGTGCGGCGACAGGCAGCCCGAGGCCATCGCCATGTACACGGCGGCCGGCTACGAGCGGATCCCCAACTTCGGCTTCTACAAGGACGCCCCGGGCTGCATCTCGTTCGGCCGCACCCTCTGA